From Streptomyces chrestomyceticus JCM 4735, one genomic window encodes:
- a CDS encoding TetR/AcrR family transcriptional regulator, with product MDGDEGRTRVLEAAEELFYEYGIHAVRMTQVRDQAGVSLARLYKLYPSKHHLVAAYLRAHGRRLRAALSESVERSAPAPADSRTRLLAAFDHMQETITAPGFRGCAFVNAWAELGGPGHERHPLVAEAVQEHKALLRAYLTGLAGDFADARGVGEQIHILIEGAMVTSSILGADAARPARDGACAALTAAER from the coding sequence GTGGACGGTGACGAGGGGCGGACGCGCGTACTGGAAGCCGCCGAAGAGCTCTTCTACGAGTACGGCATCCACGCGGTGCGGATGACCCAGGTCCGGGACCAGGCCGGGGTGTCGCTCGCGCGGCTGTACAAGCTCTACCCCTCCAAGCACCACCTCGTGGCCGCCTACTTGCGGGCGCACGGCCGGCGACTGCGCGCGGCTCTCTCCGAGTCCGTCGAGCGGTCCGCCCCGGCCCCCGCCGACTCACGCACGCGCCTGCTCGCGGCGTTCGACCACATGCAGGAAACCATCACCGCACCGGGATTCCGCGGCTGCGCCTTCGTCAACGCCTGGGCCGAACTGGGCGGCCCCGGCCACGAGCGCCACCCGCTCGTTGCCGAAGCCGTCCAGGAGCACAAGGCCCTGCTCCGCGCCTACTTGACCGGACTCGCCGGAGACTTCGCCGACGCGCGCGGCGTCGGCGAGCAGATCCACATCCTGATCGAGGGCGCCATGGTGACATCCTCGATCCTGGGTGCGGACGCCGCCCGCCCGGCCCGCGACGGCGCCTGCGCCGCACTCACCGCGGCCGAGAGGTGA